A stretch of Candidatus Eisenbacteria bacterium DNA encodes these proteins:
- a CDS encoding acetyl-CoA C-acetyltransferase — translation MNADRRPVIVSAARTAIGEYMKGLAPMGAPALGALAVREVVRRAGIEPDVVDEVILGNVVSSGLGQAPARQAAIHGGIPASKAAITINKVCGSGLKAVVLASQAIRLGDADAVIAGGMESMSNVPYYLMKARAGYRMGNDYLVDGMIFDGLWDSFHNFHMGMAAEKTAELSIISREEQDRYAAESHRKAIAAAEAGKFKDEIFPVEIPSKKGNPTVFDKDERPRADASLESLAKLRPAFKKDGTVTAGNAPGLNDGASAVLVMAEARARELGVKPMARIEAYAVGGAEPEMVFYAPIDAVRKLLAKTGRSIADYDLIEINEAFAVQALADGKELGWDWNRVNVNGGAIALGHPIGASGARVLTTLLYAMKDRGKSLGLAAICLGGGNAVALSVEAV, via the coding sequence ATGAACGCCGATCGTAGACCCGTCATCGTGAGCGCGGCGCGCACCGCCATCGGTGAGTACATGAAAGGGCTTGCGCCGATGGGAGCGCCCGCGCTCGGGGCGCTCGCCGTCCGCGAGGTCGTGCGAAGGGCCGGCATCGAACCGGATGTCGTGGACGAGGTGATCCTCGGAAACGTGGTCTCGAGCGGGCTCGGGCAAGCCCCCGCCCGGCAGGCGGCGATTCACGGCGGGATCCCGGCCTCGAAGGCCGCGATCACCATCAACAAGGTCTGCGGCTCCGGGTTGAAAGCGGTCGTTCTCGCCTCGCAGGCGATCCGCCTCGGAGACGCGGACGCGGTGATCGCGGGCGGCATGGAGAGCATGTCGAACGTTCCCTACTACCTCATGAAGGCGCGCGCCGGCTACCGAATGGGGAACGACTATCTCGTCGACGGGATGATCTTCGACGGCCTCTGGGACTCGTTTCACAACTTCCACATGGGGATGGCGGCGGAGAAGACCGCGGAGCTATCGATCATTTCGCGCGAGGAGCAGGACCGCTACGCGGCCGAAAGCCACCGGAAGGCTATCGCCGCCGCCGAGGCTGGAAAGTTCAAAGACGAAATCTTCCCTGTTGAAATCCCTAGCAAAAAAGGAAACCCGACGGTCTTCGACAAGGACGAGCGCCCGCGCGCCGACGCTTCCCTCGAGTCGCTCGCGAAGCTCCGCCCCGCTTTCAAGAAGGACGGAACGGTAACCGCGGGGAACGCGCCGGGACTGAACGACGGCGCCTCGGCGGTTCTTGTGATGGCGGAAGCCAGAGCGCGCGAGCTCGGGGTGAAGCCGATGGCGCGCATCGAGGCGTACGCGGTCGGCGGGGCCGAGCCGGAGATGGTCTTCTACGCCCCGATCGACGCCGTGCGGAAGCTCCTCGCGAAGACCGGCCGGTCGATCGCCGACTACGACCTCATCGAGATCAACGAGGCGTTCGCCGTGCAGGCCCTCGCCGACGGGAAGGAGCTCGGTTGGGATTGGAATCGAGTCAACGTGAACGGAGGCGCGATCGCCCTCGGCCATCCGATCGGCGCGAGCGGCGCCCGCGTCCTGACGACGCTTCTCTACGCGATGAAGGACCGCGGGAAGTCGCTCGGGCTCGCCGCGATCTGTCTCGGGGGGGGAAACGCCGTGGCGCTCAGCGTCGAGGCGGTCTGA